One genomic segment of Misgurnus anguillicaudatus chromosome 23, ASM2758022v2, whole genome shotgun sequence includes these proteins:
- the sass6 gene encoding spindle assembly abnormal protein 6 homolog isoform X1, translating to MTELLFNKRLQVQVKNKDTDERRSVIRISIELQSTSNPVHRKDLVVRLTDDTDLYFLYNLVISEEDFQSLKVQQGLLIDFTSFPQKFIDLLEQCISEQNKESPRFLLQLTSASSAFDHSPSNLNIVETNAFKHLTHLSLKLLPGSDTDVKKYLATRLSTVKEEKQQLEQKLRKTEEDLTRQLNYAQQTLSEKSRELDKLRSEWTSQTTSLSSRHMQDLTAEREQALETQARLQQQNEQLRQELESAHNKSTQQFQSKVLELETTNRELIDKKYKSDSTIRDLKAKLASLEEECQRSKQQVLSLRRENSALDTECHERERLVNQLQTRVAVLEQEIKDKDQLVSRTKEVLEATQQQKNSVEGNVESKQLQINKLEVTVKSLSEELIKANGIIKKLQGDLKALVGKIKVKNTVTVSQEKVLQETTEKLQRGQQELQETQQRLRQKEEEATKLKEQLEATVQKLDESREVLRTNENVITWLNKQLNENQLSRKQEALGMFETPAAGLRTQSHNLLDSKGFPSSLGQGFPITSTINSKYPLPLSCVSSGPRSVLTMHNQTSGPKVQFNPKSSIEVGSVCPNPQPTQPSNKENGESVGLDSKYFERRDDSIPLRGLLPSMHLNREVPKPLNTAGVKQTPSATSAYFPG from the exons ATGACGGAATTACTTTTTAACAAGAGGTTGCAAGTGCAGGTGAAGAATAAAGACACAGATGAAAG GCGTTCAGTCATTCGCATTAGTATTGAACTGCAGTCAACGTCAAATCCAGTTCATAGAAAG GATTTGGTTGTAAGGCTGACAGATGATACTGATCTGTACTTTTTATACAACCTTGTCATATCAGAAGAGGATTTTCAGAG TTTAAAAGTGCAGCAGGGTCTTTTAATAGACTTCACGTCGTTTCCTCAAAAATTCATAGACCTGCTTGAACAGTGTATCTCTGAACAGAACAAAGAAAGCCCACG GTTCCTGTTACAGCTCACGTCGGCCTCATCTGCGTTCGATCACAGCCCGTCGAACCTTAACATTGTGGAGACGAATGCTTTTAAACACCTCACACATCTTTCTCTGAAACTCCTCCCTGGATCTGATACAGATGTTAAGAAATATCTGGCAACCCGTCTGTCTACTGTTAAA GAGGAAAAGCAGCAACTGGAACAAAAGTTGAGGAAGACGGAGGAAGACCTGACTAGACAGCTCAATTATGCACAACAA ACGCTGTCTGAGAAAAGTCGAGAGCTGGACAAACTTCGGTCCGAATGGACGTCACAGACAACCTCCCTGTCCAGCAGACACATGCAAGATCTTACAGCCGAGCGTGAACAAGCCCTGGAG ACGCAAGCCCGTCTTCAGCAACAGAACGAACAGTTACGACAAGAACTCGAGTCGGCTCATAACAAAAGCACCCAGCAGTTTCAGAGCAAAGTCCTTGAGTTGGAAACCACCAACAGAGAACTGATCGATAAGAAATACAAGAGCGATTCTACCATCCGTGACCTAAAGGCCAAATTGGCGAGTTTGGAAGAG GAGTGTCAGCGGTCGAAGCAGCAAGTCCTGTCGTTAAGGAGGGAAAACAGTGCCCTCGACACCGAGTGCCACGAGAGAGAGCGTCTGGTCAACCAGCTGCAGACGCGAGTCGCCGTCTTAGAACAGGAGATCAAAGATAAAGATCAGCTTGTGTCACGGACCAAAGAAGTGCTGGAAGCTACACAGCAACAGAAG AATTCCGTCGAGGGAAATGTCGAAAGCAAGCAGCTGCAGATCAACAAACTAGAAGTCACCGTAAAATCCCTGTCTGAGGAACTCATCAAG GCAAACGGCATCATCAAGAAGCTCCAGGGGGATCTGAAGGCTCTGGTGGGAAAGATCAAAGTAAAGAATACAGTGACGGTGTCTCAGGAGAAAGTCTTGCAGGAGACCACAGAAAAACTGCAGAGGGGTCAGCAAGAACTTCAGGAGACTCAACAACGACTCAGACAGAAAGAAGAGGAG GCAACAAAACTGAAAGAGCAGTTGGAGGCTACGGTTCAGAAATTGGACGAGAGCCGGGAAGTGTTGAGAACCAATGAGAACG TGATAACTTGGTTGAACAAGCAATTAAATGAGAACCAGCTCTCTCGGAAACAGGAAGCTCTTGGGATGTTCGAGACCCCTGCCGCAGGGCTGAGAACACAGTCTCACAATTTG CTTGATAGCAAAGGCTTCCCCTCATCTTTGGGACAGGGTTTTCCCATCACCTCTACCATAAACTCCAAATACCCTCTTCCTCTTTCCTGTGTGAGCTCAGGACCTCGCTCTGTCTTGACCATGCACAATCAGACATCTGGACCAAAG gtCCAGTTTAATCCCAAATCTTCAATAGAAGTGGGAAGCGTGTGCCCCAATCCCCAGCCAACACAACCTTCAAATAAAGAGAA TGGAGAATCTGTTGGATTGGACTCCAAGTACTTTGAAAGAAGAGATGACAGCATACCCCTCCGTGGTCTCCTTCCCAGCATGCATCTGAATAGAG AAGTGCCCAAGCCCTTGAACACAGCTGGTGTAAAACAAACACCATCTGCTACCTCCGCATACTTTCCAGGATGA
- the sass6 gene encoding spindle assembly abnormal protein 6 homolog isoform X2 — translation MTELLFNKRLQVQVKNKDTDERRSVIRISIELQSTSNPVHRKDLVVRLTDDTDLYFLYNLVISEEDFQSLKVQQGLLIDFTSFPQKFIDLLEQCISEQNKESPRFLLQLTSASSAFDHSPSNLNIVETNAFKHLTHLSLKLLPGSDTDVKKYLATRLSTVKEEKQQLEQKLRKTEEDLTRQLNYAQQTLSEKSRELDKLRSEWTSQTTSLSSRHMQDLTAEREQALETQARLQQQNEQLRQELESAHNKSTQQFQSKVLELETTNRELIDKKYKSDSTIRDLKAKLASLEEECQRSKQQVLSLRRENSALDTECHERERLVNQLQTRVAVLEQEIKDKDQLVSRTKEVLEATQQQKNSVEGNVESKQLQINKLEVTVKSLSEELIKANGIIKKLQGDLKALVGKIKVKNTVTVSQEKVLQETTEKLQRGQQELQETQQRLRQKEEEATKLKEQLEATVQKLDESREVLRTNENVITWLNKQLNENQLSRKQEALGMFETPAAGLRTQSHNLVQFNPKSSIEVGSVCPNPQPTQPSNKENGESVGLDSKYFERRDDSIPLRGLLPSMHLNREVPKPLNTAGVKQTPSATSAYFPG, via the exons ATGACGGAATTACTTTTTAACAAGAGGTTGCAAGTGCAGGTGAAGAATAAAGACACAGATGAAAG GCGTTCAGTCATTCGCATTAGTATTGAACTGCAGTCAACGTCAAATCCAGTTCATAGAAAG GATTTGGTTGTAAGGCTGACAGATGATACTGATCTGTACTTTTTATACAACCTTGTCATATCAGAAGAGGATTTTCAGAG TTTAAAAGTGCAGCAGGGTCTTTTAATAGACTTCACGTCGTTTCCTCAAAAATTCATAGACCTGCTTGAACAGTGTATCTCTGAACAGAACAAAGAAAGCCCACG GTTCCTGTTACAGCTCACGTCGGCCTCATCTGCGTTCGATCACAGCCCGTCGAACCTTAACATTGTGGAGACGAATGCTTTTAAACACCTCACACATCTTTCTCTGAAACTCCTCCCTGGATCTGATACAGATGTTAAGAAATATCTGGCAACCCGTCTGTCTACTGTTAAA GAGGAAAAGCAGCAACTGGAACAAAAGTTGAGGAAGACGGAGGAAGACCTGACTAGACAGCTCAATTATGCACAACAA ACGCTGTCTGAGAAAAGTCGAGAGCTGGACAAACTTCGGTCCGAATGGACGTCACAGACAACCTCCCTGTCCAGCAGACACATGCAAGATCTTACAGCCGAGCGTGAACAAGCCCTGGAG ACGCAAGCCCGTCTTCAGCAACAGAACGAACAGTTACGACAAGAACTCGAGTCGGCTCATAACAAAAGCACCCAGCAGTTTCAGAGCAAAGTCCTTGAGTTGGAAACCACCAACAGAGAACTGATCGATAAGAAATACAAGAGCGATTCTACCATCCGTGACCTAAAGGCCAAATTGGCGAGTTTGGAAGAG GAGTGTCAGCGGTCGAAGCAGCAAGTCCTGTCGTTAAGGAGGGAAAACAGTGCCCTCGACACCGAGTGCCACGAGAGAGAGCGTCTGGTCAACCAGCTGCAGACGCGAGTCGCCGTCTTAGAACAGGAGATCAAAGATAAAGATCAGCTTGTGTCACGGACCAAAGAAGTGCTGGAAGCTACACAGCAACAGAAG AATTCCGTCGAGGGAAATGTCGAAAGCAAGCAGCTGCAGATCAACAAACTAGAAGTCACCGTAAAATCCCTGTCTGAGGAACTCATCAAG GCAAACGGCATCATCAAGAAGCTCCAGGGGGATCTGAAGGCTCTGGTGGGAAAGATCAAAGTAAAGAATACAGTGACGGTGTCTCAGGAGAAAGTCTTGCAGGAGACCACAGAAAAACTGCAGAGGGGTCAGCAAGAACTTCAGGAGACTCAACAACGACTCAGACAGAAAGAAGAGGAG GCAACAAAACTGAAAGAGCAGTTGGAGGCTACGGTTCAGAAATTGGACGAGAGCCGGGAAGTGTTGAGAACCAATGAGAACG TGATAACTTGGTTGAACAAGCAATTAAATGAGAACCAGCTCTCTCGGAAACAGGAAGCTCTTGGGATGTTCGAGACCCCTGCCGCAGGGCTGAGAACACAGTCTCACAATTTG gtCCAGTTTAATCCCAAATCTTCAATAGAAGTGGGAAGCGTGTGCCCCAATCCCCAGCCAACACAACCTTCAAATAAAGAGAA TGGAGAATCTGTTGGATTGGACTCCAAGTACTTTGAAAGAAGAGATGACAGCATACCCCTCCGTGGTCTCCTTCCCAGCATGCATCTGAATAGAG AAGTGCCCAAGCCCTTGAACACAGCTGGTGTAAAACAAACACCATCTGCTACCTCCGCATACTTTCCAGGATGA
- the mfsd14a1 gene encoding MFSD14 family MFS transporter, giving the protein MDEKQPEILQICPSSLHHDPLRVNTHAFRLTSPRFYPGASDKDDNMPQKKKKRVNRSLLLAKKIIIKDGGTPQGFGSPSVYHAVIVIFLEFFAWGLLTTPTLIALHKTFPKHTFLMNGLIQGVKGLLSFLSAPLIGALSDVWGRKSFLLLTVFFTCAPIPLMKISPWWYFAVISVSGVFAVTFSVVFAYVADITQEHERSMAYGMVSATFAASLVISPAMGAYLSRVYGDSLVVVLASAIAMLDICFILVAVPESLPEKMRPASWGAPISWEQADPFASLRKVGQDSTVLLICITVFLSYLPEAGQSSSMILYLQQIMGFSAENVAAFIAVLGLLSVVAQTVVLSLLMRSIGNKNTILLGLGFQILQLAWYGFGSEPWMMWAAGAVTAMSTLTFPAIGALISRTTDPDQQGVGQGMITGIRGLCSGLGPALYGFIFYIFHVELIQAPDEKPDVHHHHDHNQQSSIIPGPPFLFGACSVLLALLVALFIPEHPHIGTRAGSWKKHTSPHGPPHSPHPPGEAKEPLLQDTNV; this is encoded by the exons ATGGACGAAAAACAGCCCGAGATTCTTCAAATTTGCCCTTCTTCCCTCCATCACGACCCGCTTCGCGTCAACACACATGCGTTTCGGTTAACATCGCCGAGATTTTACCCCGGTGCGAGCGACAAGGATGATAATATGCCCCAAAAAAAGAAGAAGCGAGTGAATCGCAGTTTGTTGCTGGCGAAGAAAATCATCATCAAGGATGGAGGAACG CCTCAAGGTTTCGGCTCTCCCAGTGTTTATCATGCGGTTATAGTTATTTTCCTGGAGTTCTTCGCTTGGGGTTTGCTCACAACGCCTACTTTGATA GCTCTTCATAAAACGTTTCCCAAGCACACGTTTCTTATGAACGGCTTGATTCAGGGAGTGAAG GGTCTGCTGTCGTTTTTAAGCGCCCCTCTGATTGGTGCTTTATCTGATGTCTGGGGAAGAAAGTCCTTTCTTCTTCTCACAGTGTTCTTCACATGTGCTCCTATTCCTTTGATGAAGATCAGCCCTTG GTGGTATTTCGCAGTGATCTCTGTATCAGGTGTGTTCGCCGTTACCTTTTCTGTTGTTTTTGCCTACGTGGCTGACATCACCCAGGAACATGAACGGAGTATGGCTTACGGCATG GTTTCCGCCACGTTTGCGGCGAGTCTCGTGATAAGCCCGGCGATGGGAGCGTATCTGAGTCGGGTCTACGGAGACAGCCTGGTGGTGGTTCTGGCTTCTGCAATCGCAATGCTGGACATCTGCTTTATCCTCGTGGCTGTGCCCGAGTCGCTGCCCGAGAAAATGAGACCGGCGTCCTGGGGCGCTCCGATCTCTTGGGAGCAAGCAGATCCTTTTGCT TCTCTGAGGAAGGTGGGGCAGGACTCGACGGTTCTCCTTATCTGTATCACAGTGTTTTTGTCTTACCTGCCTGAGGCTGGACAGTCTTCCAGCATGATCCTGTATCTGCAGCAG ATCATGGGATTTTCCGCTGAAAATGTTGCGGCGTTCATTGCTGTTTTGGGATTGCTATCAGTTGTTGCACAG ACTGTAGTGTTAAGTTTACTAATGCGCTCCATCGGGAACAAGAACACAATTTTGCTGGGTCTGGGGTTCCAGATTTTGCAGCTCGCCTGGTACGGGTTCGGATCGGAGCCGTG GATGATGTGGGCAGCCGGAGCTGTGACCGCCATGTCCACCCTCACTTTCCCTGCTATAGGCGCCCTGATCTCGCGCACGACCGATCCGGATCAGCAAG GCGTGGGTCAGGGCATGATCACGGGCATCCGTGGACTGTGTAGCGGTTTGGGTCCGGCCCTTTACGGTTTCATCTTCTACATTTTTCACGTTGAGCTGATCCAGGCTCCGGACGAAAAACCGGATGTGCATCACCATCACGATCATAACCAACAG AGTTCAATAATCCCGGGACCGCCGTTCCTCTTCGGCGCATGTTCTGTGCTGCTAGCGCTCTTGGTGGCGCTCTTTATCCCCGAACACCCTCACATAGGCACTCGTGCGGGAAGCTGGAAAAAGCACACGTCGCCCCACGGGCCCCCGCACAGTCCCCACCCGCCCGGAGAGGCCAAAGAGCCCCTCCTACAGGACACTAACGTGTGA